TCCAAAGCTTCATCCAAGCTTACAAAATTTGGCATCTCTCTTGGCGTTCTTGAGCTGATGACACACTCGTTATTTTCACTAAATGCGTGAAAAAGCGCACTGCCCCACTTGCCAGCTCCGATGACTGCTATGCTCATTTTAGCCCTTTTTAGCCTATTTTGGCCTTTAAAAGCTCGTTAACCTTGCCTGGGTTAAAGGCACCCTTGCCCTCTTTCATCACCTGACCGACAAAGAAGCCAAACATCTTATCTTTGCCGTTTTTATACTCTTCTACCTTATCGGCGTTTGCAGCTAAAATTTGATCTATGATCGCGATAATAGCTGAGTCGTCGCTCACTTGTTTTAAGCCAAGCTTTTCGATGACGCTATCAACATCTACGTCATTTTCCATTAGATAGTCTAGAACCTCTTTTGCAGCCTTGCCGCTTATCGTGCCATCTTCTATTCGTTTTAGTAAATTTATCATTTTGGCACTATTAACTGGGCTTGTCTCGATCGTTACGCCGTTATTTAAGCGACCAAGAAGTTCGACTATAAGCCAAGTAGTAGCAAGTTTTGGCTGAATTCCAGCAGCGATCAGCTCTTCAAAATATCTAGCCATCTCAACGCTTTGAGTTAAATTCAAGGCATCACTCTCTTTTACGCCTAGCTCGCTAACATATCTTGCGACCTTTTGCTCGGCAAGCTCTGGAATTTTTATCGCTTCATCATACATCCGCTCTGACACTTCAACAGGCAGCAAGTCAGGGTCAGGGAAATACCTATACTCTGCGCTATCCTCTTTACCGCGCATCGATCTTGTCACCAAATTTGTCGTGTCAAACAGCCTTGTCTCTTGATAGACTTCTTGGTCGTATTTGCCATCTTCCCAAGCTGCACTTTGGCGCTCCACCTCGTAATCGATCGCTTTTTGGATAAATTTAAATGAGTTTAGATTTTTTATCTCAACTCTTGTATAAAGCTTGGTATCGCCTTTTGGACGGATAGAGACGTTTGCATCGCAGCGAAAGCTACCTTCCTGCATATTTGCGTCGCTGATGTTTAAAAAGCGAAGGATTGAGTGTAGTTTTTTAAGATAAGCCACCGCCTCATCACTGCTTCTAAGATCTGGCTCGCTAACTATCTCAAGAAGTGGCGTGCCAGCTCTATTTAGATCAACCAGACTCTCGGTTTCTTCGTGGATGTTCTTTCCAGCGTCCTCTTCAAGGTGTGCTCTTGTTACACCGATGCGTTTTTTAGTACCATTTACGTCGATTATTAGCTCGCCACCTTCTACGATAGGGATCTCAAACTGGGAAATTTGATATGCCTTTGGAAGATCCGGATAGAAGTAGTTTTTTCTATTAAAGACTGACTTTTTATTTATCTTAGCATTTATCGCTGTGCCAAAGCTGATCGCTTTTTTGACTGCCTCTTTGTTTAGCACAGGTAGCGCTCCAGGTAAAGCTAAGCAGGTCGGACAAACGTGAGTATTTGCCTCGTCACCAAAGCTAGTCGAGCAAGAGCAGAAAATTTTAGTTTTTGTATTAAGCTGAGTGTGAACTTCTAAACCGATAACGACTTCAAACATATTTTTACCTTTAAATTTATACAAATTTTTAAGGCGTATTTTAGCGATACTTTCTTTTAAAATATCTAAAAATGAGCGTTTTGGCCGGAAAATAAAGAAGGTAATTTAAAAATTTAAATAGTTTTAAAAAGGGAAAGCCATATAAAAATATGGCTTTAAATTTTAATGCTCGTGCTCACTAATAGCAACAGCACCAGCTAGATAAACGTAAGTTAGCATCATAAAGATAAATGTTTGCAAAACAGCCATAAGCGTTAGAAGTGCGAAAGCTGGAAGCGGAGCAAACCAAGGTGCAAGTGTAAGCATCGCAAGCAAGAATAGATCATCTCCCTTGATATTACCAAAAAGACGAAATGATAGCGAAACTACACGTGAAAGATGCGAGATGACTTCAACTGGAAACATAATAGGAGCTAGAAATTTATTCGGCCCCATAAAGTGTCCAAAGTATTTAAAAAATCCATTTTCTCTAATGCCCTCAAAGTTGTAATAAACAAATACAACTAAAGCCAAAACTAGGGTTAAATTTAGACTTGATGTTGGCGACTCAAATCCAGGAATAATACCTACAACATTTGAAAAAAATACGATAAAACCGATAGTTGCAACAAGTGGAAGATATTTCCTAGCTAGTTTTTCACTACCTAAAGTATCTCTTCCCATAGATATAACGCCCTCCAAATAAGCTTCAACTATATTTTGAAGACCTCTTGGTACAAGCTGCATCTTACTCCTTGCTATATAAGCAACTATGATAACAATTAAAGCTACAAGCAGAAAGTGAAACGCATAGATAAAGGCGTGGGAGCTATTTAGGAAATTTGAAAATAGAAACAAATCTTTCATTAATTTACCTTGGATTTAGAATTTTGCGTGATTGTAACAAAATTATTGTTAAAACATTTTTAATTTTAAACTCTGAAATAATCGAAAATCAATTTACAAATAGTTACTGCAACTACCACTAGAAACATTGTTCTAATAAATTTTACCTCTTTTTTAATGACAAGATTTGATCCAAAATATGCTCCTAAAATTTGACCAACTGCCATCAAAAGCCCAACAGCCCAAAGCATCTGTCCGCCAGCTATAAAAATGCCAAGAGCAACGATATTGCTAGTAAAATTTAAGAGTTTCGTATGAGCGACAGCCTTTTTTAAATTTAGCCCAATCAATGCCACTATCGCAAATGTCCAAAAAGAGCCTGTTCCTGGGCCAAAAAAACCATCATAAAAGCCAAGTATTAGCCCAAAAAATACATAAAATAGCTTTTCATTCATCTTTGCAGCTCTATCATTTTCGCCGACTTTTGGCATAAAAAGCGTATATATAAAAATAGCAATCAGTAAAAATGGGATAATTATCTTTAAAAAATTTGTATTTAAAAATAAGATAACCACCGCTCCGATGATAGCTCCAATAAAAGTAAAGACGATACCTACAAAACACTCTTTATAATTAATCAATCCCCGTTTTGTGAAATTTAGAGTCGCTGTAAAGCTACCAAAGACACCTTGAAGCTTATTTGTACCAAGTGCAAGGTGTGGTGGCACACCCATCGCCATAATAGCTGGAAGCGTTATAAGCCCACCTCCACCAGCTATAGAATCGATAAAACCACCTAAAAACGCAGCTACAAAAAAAACGACATAGCTAAGTAGATCAAATTCCATTTTTTGCTCTTTTGATAATTGAAATAAAAGCAGATTGTAATTTATTTGTACTTATCTTTTTGTAAAATTTTTATATTTGAAATGAGAGATTTTTAAAATTTATAAATTTTAACGAGCCTTTGGATCTAGCTCAAAGACTCGTTTATTAAAGTGACTACTTAATAACGCCACAAAGCATTCTAGCACCGCCACCGCCAAGTGCTTTTGGGTTGTCGCTATGATTATCACCACCAACATGAACCATTAATGAGTGACCTTTTAGCTCGTCAAGACTCTTTATCTTTGGAGCTAGCACTGGATAGTTCGCATTGCCCTCAGCATCTACGTAAAGTGCTGGCAAATCGCCTTTGTGACCTTTATCATCCCAAGCAAAAGAGTGCATTTTTGTGCCAGCTGGATCCCAGTGACCGCCTGCTTTCATGCCAAGGCCTTTTTCAGTCGCGCCACAGTCAGCATTTTCATGGATGTGAAAGCCGTGTAGCCCTGCAGTAAGTCCTTTTAAATTTGGAAAAAATGCAACGCCGTAGTTTGTCTTAACAGCTACTACTTCGCCGACACTCTTATCGCCCTTCTCGCTTAGCTCATTAACAGGTATAACTAGATGCTCTCCAGCCTTTGGATCAAAGTGATGGCCTTCGTGAGCAAAAAGCAAAGTTCCTAACACTGCACTTAGTAAAACGATTTTTTTCATACAAGCTCCTTATGGATAAAATTGTATGGCAAGTCTACCCTAAATTTAAAAATTTAGCAATAATTTTTATTGATTAAGATTTTTTATGATAGTTTCTAACTCTTTACTCTGCCCTATTCTATAAAGCGCAAAGTCGTATTTTATCGGATCAAACTCATCAAATTCTCTAAGTTTTTTTGTAAGATCCATGACTGCTTTGAAATCGTAGCTCTTTCTGTTTATAAGTCCTAAATTTAAAGAAACTCTATGCGTATGCACGTCAAGTGGCATCAAAAGCCTATCTTTTGGTAAATTTTTAAACAGTCCAAGGTCAATGTCGCTATCCCTTACCATCCAGCGAAGATACATATTGTAACGTTTATATGGGCTTTGTGGCTCTTTGTCAAAACTCTTACCAAAGAAAAACTCATATCCGTCAGAGCGGTAAGAATTTAGCTTATATATAAATTTTATAAGCTCATTTACGCCCTCTATCATCTCGCCATTTTTTGCAAGACCTTGGCGTAAAATTTCTTCTATGTCACCCTCTTTTTTTAGGCGTGAGAGAGTGATAAAAATTTCTTTTACATCTTTTTCATTTTGAAAGCGGTATTTGAAACTTGAAAGATTTTTCTTGATATTTTGCTCGCTCTCATCAAGCAAACCAAAATCAAGCGAATTTAGAAATTTCACTATCATTTTTGCGTTGCCATAAGCAAATAACGCACAAATGAGCGCTATGTTTGGCTCTTTAAATTTAGTGGCTACCTGAAGTGGATCTGGGGCTTCAAACAGCCCCAAATTTGTATTTTTGCTAAGTACGTGCGAGTCTAAAAGGCTCTTTAGTTCGATCATTGTTTTAGTGAAAGAAGCGTGTCAAGCATTTGATCAACGGTTGTGATGATCTTTGCTGCTGCGCCATAACTTGCTTGAAAGCGGATCAAATTTGTAAGCTCTTCATTGGTGTCTACGCCACTTGTTGATTGAAATTCCTCTTCAGCTGTCTTTTGCAAAGATGTATTTGTATCGTGGATCGTATTATTCGCCTCTGTATCACTCGCCATGTCAGTCGTAAGATAGCGGTAATATCCCTCGATCGTCTCATCTCTATCAAGCGCTATGCCACTTGAGTAAAAGGTTTGCTTTTGATACTGAAGCTGGATCATTTTATTTGCAACTTCATTATTTCCGATAACCGGCTTTGAGTAGGCACGAAGCTTTGTGTGGTCTTGGGTAAAATTTTGATTTATACCGATACTATTTGAGTCAGTACCTGAGAAAAATCTATTTATACCAACAGCTCCTGGGAAATTTGTGCCGTGATCTACTATCGAGATACTATAAAGACCTTGAGCTTGCTTTGGAATGAGAGAAAATGTGCCTTTTTTGGTATTTTTATCATAAAAATATGACGCCTCGAAAAAATCATCAACGTCATTTAGCATATTATTGTCTTTGTTGTCATCTGAGTTTGAGTTAAAGTCTTTGACGATAGAGTTGCCATATCTTGTATCATTCATCGTCGTCGTACCATTTACATTTATAGTTTTTCTGGCCACGACATTGCCTTTGTTATCATAAACAATAGCTTCAAAACTTCCGTTTCTTATACTATTATCATGATTCATCAATGTCTTATCGCCTTCTAAGTAACTTATCGGATCTGAGTTAGAAATTTCAACTGCGGATTCGGCATAGATATTATTTGTACTTGTTATCAAGGCTTTACTAAATGTATTTAAATTATCAATGTATTTTTGGATCGTTCCGTCGCTAAATTTATCATTATCTGGCTCGTAGTTTCGGCCCCTAAGATCAAGTGCGGCTCCGATTTTACCGCCTGTAATCTTTTCTTCCATTGGGATTCTTCTGCCATCTTCTCTTTCATAATAAATTTTTGTATATCTTCCACTTTCAGTTGAACTCATAGAAATTTCATGAAAATTTACACCATCAACGATACTTACGCCACCAATGTTTAGATTGTAGTATTTTCCTTGATCTGTTATTCCTGTATCTACCCTAGAATTGCTCTTTAGATCGCTTTTATAAACTGCTGTATTTACTAGCTTTGACATCGCAAGCTCAAGCTCATCACGTTTATCACGAAGATCATTTGCATTTATTTTTATACCAGCGTCCGCGCCTGATTCTATTCTTTGGATTTGCTTATTAATATTTGCTATTTGTCTGCCTAGCGAATTTATCTCATTTATATTTATTTTTATCGTTTCATCGATCTTTTCATGCATATCATAAAGCATCTTTGATGAGCGGTTGATACTTGCAGTCAATACACTTGCTTTATTTATCAAATTTACTTTCTGAGCACCAGCATTAGGGTTTGAAGCAAAGTTATTCCACGCGGAAAAATACTCCTGAATATCTTTCACCATTCCATTATCTTTTAGATCAGGAAAATATTTTGTGGCTTCTTGCAAAATTCTTTGTTTATAGGCTGTGTTTTCTAAATTTGACGATGAGTATTTTAGTCTTGAATAGGCAAACTCATCATGAAGCCTTGTTATAGTATCTACTTGCGTACCTGTGCCAACTCCGCCAGGGACTGTATTCATCGCTGGAGAAGCAGACTGGACAACACGCTGCCTTGTATAGTAGTTGCTATCAGCGTTTGCGATATTATTTCCGGTTGTACTTATTTGAAGCTGGGCTGCATTTAGCCCCGAAACACCCGTGCCTAATGACATAAAGATATTAGCCATTTTTTAAACCCTTGATTTATAAAAATTATTATCTATGCTGTTTCCATCTTGGCCGTACTCACTTGCTTTAGTGCCAAAAATTTTTTCATTAAGTGAGTCAAAAAATTCTTTAACGGCAACAACATGTCTTGCATATTCTTTATTTACTTTATGTAAATTTTCAAGCTTTGAACGCATAAGAACAAGCTTTGACTTCACTTCATCGTCTAAAACACTAGCAAGTGTAGTCGTACCGCTCTCTTTTGATACCTTTAAAAGCTCCTTATCTAGTGCTCTTTTCGTATCTTCAAATGCACGAACTAAGGCATTTTTTTTCTTTACACTCTCATCAACGCTTGAGTGCTTAGCCTCTTTTATATTTGCGATATCTTGTATGGTTAAATTTATAAGCTCATCAAGCTCGCCTATAGCCTCGTCCAAAAGCTTTTTTATCATTTAAATTCCTTAATTACAGCAACGCATCAGCCACAGCCCTAGCCGTTTTTGAGATATCAACCTGATAAGTACCATTTGCTATGGCATCAGCTATCTCTTTTAGCTTTGCGTTTTCGTTTGTTCTTACTTCTTTACTCTGAGTTTCGACCTTGGCATCGCTATTTTTATTTAGCGTATTTGCCTGAAAATTTGGTCTTTGGTTCAAAGGCCTTATCATATTCATACCTCTTAAAATAAAATGTTTATATCACTACATCGGCAGAATATAAATTTACTTAAGAGTCTCTCTTTAAAAAATCGTACAAAAGTTCTGAAAAACCTAAATTTCCACTCAAAGCTTTGCTCATAGCGTCGTTATACATAGACCTGTAAATGTCGCTGCCAGCGGCTTTTGGATAGAGTGAGTTCTTGTCATCTTCTTTTAAAGCGATATCAAGCACAGCCTTTACCATATATGCCTCAAATGCATCAGTTTGCTCTTTTAAAAGTGCATCTTGTTTAGCATTTGCGTTTTTTATCTTATTTGCCGAAATTTCATTGTATGAATTTAGTGCTAAAGTGTTATCTATTTGCATTATATTATCTCCAGATCAACTTGTATCGCACCAACTCGCTTTAAATTTTCAAGTATCGATATGATATCGCTTGGTGTCGCTCCAAGCTTATTTAGCGCTCTTGTTACATTTGCAACGGTTGTTTTTTCACCTGAAATTTTAAGTAAATTTTGACTAGGTGCGACAGATGTATCGCTTCCTATATTTACATCATTTTGTGCTGCTTCATCGTAGCTATTTGGCTCTATTTTTATTGTGATTGCACCATGCGTTAAGACAACTGGGCTAACTACGGCATTTATGCCACTTACTATCGTGCCAGTTCTCTCATCAACTACTATCTTCTCATCTGGCTTATACTCCACATCAAGATCGAGCACGGCGCTTGCAAGCTCGATAATACTAACATCATCTGGCTTTTTAACGATAACCGTTCTTGGATCGATCGCCTTTGCGGCATCATCAGAGATATTTGCATTTATAGCATTTTGGATATCAAGAGCAGTTTTAAAATTTGTATCTTTTAGGCTTAGTCTTATGCTATCTTGATTGTAAATGTCATAAGTCACCTCTCGTTCAACCAAAGCTCCATTTAGAATAGAGCCAACAGTTGGGTGGTTGCCACCTGATCTACCCATGCTTTTTCCGCCGATGCTTAAAGCACCCTGAGCCAAAGCGTAAATATCACCATCAACGCCTTTTAGTGGCGTCATGAGAAGAGTGCCGCCTTGCAAACTTTTTGCATCGCCGATAGATGAGATCACGACATCGAGTTTATCACCATGCCTTGCAAACGCAGGAAGCTTAGCTGTTACCATAACAGCAGCTGCGTTTTTTGACTTGATATCATCTGGATTTATCTTTACGTTTACGCCTTGAAGCATGTTTGATAAAGACTGGATCGTAAATTTTGACGTTGAGCCATCACCTGTGCCATTTAGTCCAACCACAAGGCCGTAGCCTATTAGCTGGTTATCTCTTACGCCAACTATGCTTGCAAGCTCTTTTATCTGTGTAGCAAAGGCTGAAGTAGCTATCACTGAAGCTGCTACAAAAGATAAAAATTTTTTCATATTTTTTCCTAAAATTTAGCTATTTTAGGTTTTTAAAGCAAAAGATGTTCCAAATTTTTATAAATTATTGGAAGTAAGAGAGCGAAGTAGCTCCAAATTTTTTAAATTTTACAAGCTTATATGTAGAAATTTCATCGCTAAATTTAAAGTCGCTGTTGTGCTCAAAAACTATCATATAAATTTTATTTTTTTTTAGCTGTGAGATTAAATTTACAAGTTGTTCGTAGATATCATCAAAGCCAGCTCTTATGTCAAACGGTGGATCAAGGTAGAGCAAGACCTTACCACTTTGAGAATTTATAATATCGGGCAAGACAGAAAAGGTATCGCCATTTATCGCTTTTAAATTCGAGCACTCTAGGCTTGCAAGGTTGCTTTGCGTGATCTTAAAAGCGGCTCTATCTTTTTCGATAGCGATAGCCTCACGTGCTCCATTACTAACGGCCTCGCTTGCCATCACGCCACTTCCACCAAAACCTTCTATAAATGTAAGCGAGTAAATTTCATCTCTAATGACGTTAAAAAAGGACTCTTTTACGATACTTTTTGTGCTTCTAGTCGTGCTTAGGCTTGGCAGCTCAAGCCTTTTGCCTTTAAATTTACCACTTGAGATTTTAGTGTAAAGCTTCACTGATTTGCCCTTAAAATTTCAAGCAGATCAGCTTTAAATTTATCTATCAAAAGTGAAATTTTCTCTTCTAAGCCCTTTTCATTTTTAGCTTCATTTAGCTCATTTGCTTTTGAAATTTGCATAGCTGAGTAAAATTCTTCAAGCGTATCAAGAAGTGCCATTTTGGTAAAAGGATGAGAAAGATGCGCATTTTTTCCTATTATAAATAGTGGTTTTTTTGTTGATATTTCGTGATCACTCACTACAAAATCACAATCCTTATGAT
The DNA window shown above is from Campylobacter concisus and carries:
- a CDS encoding TSUP family transporter, which encodes MEFDLLSYVVFFVAAFLGGFIDSIAGGGGLITLPAIMAMGVPPHLALGTNKLQGVFGSFTATLNFTKRGLINYKECFVGIVFTFIGAIIGAVVILFLNTNFLKIIIPFLLIAIFIYTLFMPKVGENDRAAKMNEKLFYVFFGLILGFYDGFFGPGTGSFWTFAIVALIGLNLKKAVAHTKLLNFTSNIVALGIFIAGGQMLWAVGLLMAVGQILGAYFGSNLVIKKEVKFIRTMFLVVVAVTICKLIFDYFRV
- a CDS encoding ornithine carbamoyltransferase, with amino-acid sequence MKISFECECILLQKTLLLFCGNLAAHHKDCDFVVSDHEISTKKPLFIIGKNAHLSHPFTKMALLDTLEEFYSAMQISKANELNEAKNEKGLEEKISLLIDKFKADLLEILRANQ
- the flgK gene encoding flagellar hook-associated protein FlgK, translating into MANIFMSLGTGVSGLNAAQLQISTTGNNIANADSNYYTRQRVVQSASPAMNTVPGGVGTGTQVDTITRLHDEFAYSRLKYSSSNLENTAYKQRILQEATKYFPDLKDNGMVKDIQEYFSAWNNFASNPNAGAQKVNLINKASVLTASINRSSKMLYDMHEKIDETIKININEINSLGRQIANINKQIQRIESGADAGIKINANDLRDKRDELELAMSKLVNTAVYKSDLKSNSRVDTGITDQGKYYNLNIGGVSIVDGVNFHEISMSSTESGRYTKIYYEREDGRRIPMEEKITGGKIGAALDLRGRNYEPDNDKFSDGTIQKYIDNLNTFSKALITSTNNIYAESAVEISNSDPISYLEGDKTLMNHDNSIRNGSFEAIVYDNKGNVVARKTINVNGTTTMNDTRYGNSIVKDFNSNSDDNKDNNMLNDVDDFFEASYFYDKNTKKGTFSLIPKQAQGLYSISIVDHGTNFPGAVGINRFFSGTDSNSIGINQNFTQDHTKLRAYSKPVIGNNEVANKMIQLQYQKQTFYSSGIALDRDETIEGYYRYLTTDMASDTEANNTIHDTNTSLQKTAEEEFQSTSGVDTNEELTNLIRFQASYGAAAKIITTVDQMLDTLLSLKQ
- a CDS encoding flagellar biosynthesis anti-sigma factor FlgM, with the translated sequence MIRPLNQRPNFQANTLNKNSDAKVETQSKEVRTNENAKLKEIADAIANGTYQVDISKTARAVADALL
- a CDS encoding rod-binding protein, translating into MQIDNTLALNSYNEISANKIKNANAKQDALLKEQTDAFEAYMVKAVLDIALKEDDKNSLYPKAAGSDIYRSMYNDAMSKALSGNLGFSELLYDFLKRDS
- the flgN gene encoding flagellar export chaperone FlgN; this encodes MIKKLLDEAIGELDELINLTIQDIANIKEAKHSSVDESVKKKNALVRAFEDTKRALDKELLKVSKESGTTTLASVLDDEVKSKLVLMRSKLENLHKVNKEYARHVVAVKEFFDSLNEKIFGTKASEYGQDGNSIDNNFYKSRV
- a CDS encoding TIGR02757 family protein, encoding MIELKSLLDSHVLSKNTNLGLFEAPDPLQVATKFKEPNIALICALFAYGNAKMIVKFLNSLDFGLLDESEQNIKKNLSSFKYRFQNEKDVKEIFITLSRLKKEGDIEEILRQGLAKNGEMIEGVNELIKFIYKLNSYRSDGYEFFFGKSFDKEPQSPYKRYNMYLRWMVRDSDIDLGLFKNLPKDRLLMPLDVHTHRVSLNLGLINRKSYDFKAVMDLTKKLREFDEFDPIKYDFALYRIGQSKELETIIKNLNQ
- a CDS encoding F0F1 ATP synthase subunit A, coding for MKDLFLFSNFLNSSHAFIYAFHFLLVALIVIIVAYIARSKMQLVPRGLQNIVEAYLEGVISMGRDTLGSEKLARKYLPLVATIGFIVFFSNVVGIIPGFESPTSSLNLTLVLALVVFVYYNFEGIRENGFFKYFGHFMGPNKFLAPIMFPVEVISHLSRVVSLSFRLFGNIKGDDLFLLAMLTLAPWFAPLPAFALLTLMAVLQTFIFMMLTYVYLAGAVAISEHEH
- the rsmD gene encoding 16S rRNA (guanine(966)-N(2))-methyltransferase RsmD; the encoded protein is MKLYTKISSGKFKGKRLELPSLSTTRSTKSIVKESFFNVIRDEIYSLTFIEGFGGSGVMASEAVSNGAREAIAIEKDRAAFKITQSNLASLECSNLKAINGDTFSVLPDIINSQSGKVLLYLDPPFDIRAGFDDIYEQLVNLISQLKKNKIYMIVFEHNSDFKFSDEISTYKLVKFKKFGATSLSYFQ
- the gatB gene encoding Asp-tRNA(Asn)/Glu-tRNA(Gln) amidotransferase subunit GatB; its protein translation is MFEVVIGLEVHTQLNTKTKIFCSCSTSFGDEANTHVCPTCLALPGALPVLNKEAVKKAISFGTAINAKINKKSVFNRKNYFYPDLPKAYQISQFEIPIVEGGELIIDVNGTKKRIGVTRAHLEEDAGKNIHEETESLVDLNRAGTPLLEIVSEPDLRSSDEAVAYLKKLHSILRFLNISDANMQEGSFRCDANVSIRPKGDTKLYTRVEIKNLNSFKFIQKAIDYEVERQSAAWEDGKYDQEVYQETRLFDTTNLVTRSMRGKEDSAEYRYFPDPDLLPVEVSERMYDEAIKIPELAEQKVARYVSELGVKESDALNLTQSVEMARYFEELIAAGIQPKLATTWLIVELLGRLNNGVTIETSPVNSAKMINLLKRIEDGTISGKAAKEVLDYLMENDVDVDSVIEKLGLKQVSDDSAIIAIIDQILAANADKVEEYKNGKDKMFGFFVGQVMKEGKGAFNPGKVNELLKAKIG
- a CDS encoding flagellar basal body P-ring protein FlgI, giving the protein MKKFLSFVAASVIATSAFATQIKELASIVGVRDNQLIGYGLVVGLNGTGDGSTSKFTIQSLSNMLQGVNVKINPDDIKSKNAAAVMVTAKLPAFARHGDKLDVVISSIGDAKSLQGGTLLMTPLKGVDGDIYALAQGALSIGGKSMGRSGGNHPTVGSILNGALVEREVTYDIYNQDSIRLSLKDTNFKTALDIQNAINANISDDAAKAIDPRTVIVKKPDDVSIIELASAVLDLDVEYKPDEKIVVDERTGTIVSGINAVVSPVVLTHGAITIKIEPNSYDEAAQNDVNIGSDTSVAPSQNLLKISGEKTTVANVTRALNKLGATPSDIISILENLKRVGAIQVDLEII
- a CDS encoding superoxide dismutase family protein gives rise to the protein MKKIVLLSAVLGTLLFAHEGHHFDPKAGEHLVIPVNELSEKGDKSVGEVVAVKTNYGVAFFPNLKGLTAGLHGFHIHENADCGATEKGLGMKAGGHWDPAGTKMHSFAWDDKGHKGDLPALYVDAEGNANYPVLAPKIKSLDELKGHSLMVHVGGDNHSDNPKALGGGGARMLCGVIK